One genomic window of Cydia fagiglandana chromosome 20, ilCydFagi1.1, whole genome shotgun sequence includes the following:
- the LOC134674319 gene encoding uncharacterized oxidoreductase MexAM1_META1p0182-like has protein sequence MDFSDKVVLITGGSSGIGAATAIYFANLSAKLVLVGRKENALRTIAAYCENAKGIKPLTITADVTEDAEVGRIVEEAVGHFGKLDVLVNSAGVLKPGGMKNSNMENYDKVMSTNMRAVYHLTMLATRHLVQTKGCIINVSSINSTKPSALTIAYNVSKAALDQFTKCVALELAADGVRVNSVNPGFVKTNILSDAGLSEDQLELVVQNIVNSQPLQKPVQADDVAEVIVFLASDKAKSITGSCYVIDGGSLLK, from the coding sequence ATGGATTTCAGCGATAAAGTTGTTTTAATAACCGGTGGCAGTTCAGGAATTGGAGCAGCCACCGCCATTTACTTTGCCAACTTGTCAGCAAAGCTGGTCTTAGTTGGCCGCAAAGAAAACGCCTTGCGGACTATCGCTGCATACTGTGAGAATGCTAAAGGAATAAAACCTTTGACTATAACCGCGGATGTTACCGAGGACGCAGAGGTAGGAAGGATTGTTGAGGAAGCCGTGGGACATTTTGGGAAGTTAGATGTGCTGGTCAACAGTGCCGGTGTTTTAAAGCCGGGTGGAATGAAGAATTCCAACATGGAGAACTATGACAAAGTAATGTCAACAAACATGCGCGCAGTTTACCACTTAACGATGCTGGCTACGCGTCATCTCGTACAAACCAAAGGTTGTATAATCAACGTATCGAGCATAAATAGCACGAAGCCTAGCGCTTTAACCATAGCGTACAACGTTTCTAAAGCCGCTTTAGATCAGTTCACAAAATGCGTAGCGCTCGAATTGGCGGCGGATGGGGTACGCGTTAACTCCGTGAACCCTGGATTTGTGAAAACGAATATCCTGAGTGATGCTGGATTATCGGAGGACCAATTAGAGCTGGTCGTGCAGAATATTGTCAATAGCCAGCCGCTACAGAAGCCGGTGCAGGCAGATGATGTTGCTGAAGTCATCGTGTTTTTGGCGAGCGACAAGGCTAAAAGCATTACTGGATCATGTTACGTAATAGATGGCGGTAGCTTGTTAAAGTAA